From the Homo sapiens chromosome 1, GRCh38.p14 Primary Assembly genome, one window contains:
- the SRRM1 gene encoding serine/arginine repetitive matrix protein 1 isoform 18 (isoform 18 is encoded by transcript variant 36) produces the protein MMQINLTGFLNGKNAREFMGELWPLLLSAQENIAGIPSAFLELKKEEIKQRQIEQEKLASMKKQDEDKDKRDKEEKESSREKRERSRSPRRRKSRSPSPRRRSSPVRRERKRSHSRSPRHRTKSRSPSPAPEKKEKTPELPEPSVKVKEPSVQEATSTSDILKVPKPEPIPEPKEPSPEKNSKKEKEKEKTRPRSRSRSKSRSRTRSRSPSHTRPRRRHRSRSRSYSPRRRPSPRRRPSPRRRTPPRRMPPPPRHRRSRSPVRRRRRSSASLSGSSSSSSSSRSRSPPKKPPKRTSSPPRKTRRLSPSASPPRRRHRPSPPATPPPKTRHSPTPQQSNRTRKSRVSVSPGRTSGKVTKHKGTEKRESPSPAPKPRKVELSESEDKGGKMAAADSVQQRRQYRRQNQQSSSDSGSSSSSEDERPKRSHVKNGEVGRRRRHSPSRSASPSPRKRQKETSPRMQMGKRWQSPVTKSGRRRRSPSPPPTRRRRSPSPAPPPRRRRTPTPPPRRRTPSPPPRRRSPSPRRYSPPIQRRYSPSPPPKRRTASPPPPPKRRASPSPPPKRRVSHSPPPKQRSSPVTKRRSPSLSSKHRKGSSPSRSTREARSPQPNKRHSPSPRPRAPQTSSSPPPVRRGASSSPQRRQSPSPSTRPIRRVSRTPEPKKIKKAASPSPQSVRRVSSSRSVSGSPEPAAKKPPAPPSPVQSQSPSTNWSPAVPVKKAKSPTPSPSPPRNSDQEGGGKKKKKKKDKKHKKDKKHKKHKKHKKEKAVAAAAAAAVTPAAIAAATTTLAQEEPVAAPEPKKETESEAEDNLDDLEKHLREKALRSMRKAQVSPQS, from the exons ATGATGCAAATCAACCTGACTGGATTTTTGAATGGAAAAAATGCTCGAGAATTTATGGGAGAACTGTGGCCCCTGCTGCTAAGTGCACAAGAAAACATCGCGGGAATCCCTTCTGCTTTCCTAgaactgaagaaagaagaaataaaacaaagacag ATTGAACAAGAAAAACTGGCATCTATGAAAAAGCAAGATGAAGACAAAGATAAAAgagataaggaagaaaaagaaagcagcagaGAAAAAAGGGAGCGGTCTCGTAGCCCAAGAAG ACGCAAATCCAGATCTCCTTCCCCTAGAAGACGATCTTCCCCtgtcaggagagagagaaagcgcAGTCATTCTCGATCTCCCCGTCACAGAACCAAGAGCCGGAGTCCTTCCCCTGctccagaaaagaaggaaaaaactccagaGCTCCCAGAACCTTCAGTGAAAGTAAAAGAACCTTCAGTACAAGAGGCTACTTCTACTAG TGACATTCTGAAAGTTCCCAAACCTGAACCTATACCAGAGCCTAAAGAACCTTCTCcggaaaaaaattccaaaaaagaaaaggagaaggagaagaccCGACCACGATCTCGGTCACGCTCCAAATCAAGATCCCGGACGCGGTCCCGCTCTCCTTCTCACACTCGACCTAGACGGCGCCATAGATCCCGATCAAG ATCGTATTCACCTAGAAGGCGGCCAAGCCCAAGAAGGCGGCCATCTCCTCGAAGAAGAACTCCGCCAAGAAGAATGCCTCCTCCACCAAGGCATAGAAGGAGTAGATCTCCAGTAAGAcg AAGAAGACGTTCGTCAGCATCCTTGTCTGGGAGTAGCTCATCATCCTCTTCATCTCGTTCACGGTCACCACCAAAGAAGCCTCCCAAGAGGACATCCAGCCCCCCTCGGAAAACTCGTAGGTTATCTCCTTCAGCAAGTCCTCCAAGGCGAAGGCACAGGCCATCACCTCCTGCAACTCCACCACCCAAAACTCGGCATTCCCCTACACCCCAGCAGTCAAACCGTACAAGAAAAAGTCGTGTTTCTGTGTCTCCAGGGAGAACTTCAGGTAAAG TGACAAAACATAAAGGTACTGAGAAAAGAGAATCCCCTTCACCAGCACCGAAGCCTAGAAAAGTAGAGTTATCTGAATCGG AAGATAAAGGTGGCAAAATGGCTGCAGCAGATTCTGTGCAGCAGAGACGCCAATACAGACGACAAAACCAGCAGTCTTCATCTG actctggctcctcctcctcctcagaagATGAACGACCCAAGAGATCCCATGTGAAGAATGGTGAGGTTGGCAGGCGGCGGAGACATTCCCCTTCCCGGAGTGCTTCTCCATCACCACGAAAGCGCCAAAAAGAGACTTCCCCTCG GATGCAGATGGGAAAGCGATGGCAATCGCCAGTGACTAAAAG TGGTAGACGGAGGAGAAGTCCATCCCCACCACCCACCAGAAGGCGACGGTCTCCTTCTCCCGCCCCTCCTCCTCGACGGCGCAGGACTCCCACACCACCACCACGACGAAG GactccttctcctcccccacGTCGGCGCTCACCTTCTCCTAGAAGATACTCTCCTCCAATACAGAGGAGATACTCTCCTTCTCCACCTCCAAAGAGAAGAACGGCTTCACCTCCTCCCCCTCCTAAACGAAGAGCATCACCATCTCCACCACCAAAGCGGCGGGTCTCCCATTCTCCACCTCCCAAACAAAGAAGCTCCCCAGTCACCAAGAGACGTTCACCTTCATTATCATCCAAGCATAGGAAAGGGTCTTCCCCAAGCCGCTCTACCCGGGAGGCCCGATCACCACAACCAAACAAACGGCATTCGCCCTCACCACGGCCTCGAGCTCCTCAGACCTCCTCAAGTCCTCCACCCGTTCGAAGAGGAGCGTCGTCATCACCCCAAAGAAGGCAGTCCCCGTCTCCAAGTACTAGGCCCATTAGGAGAGTCTCCAGGACTCCGGAacctaaaaagataaaaaa GGCTGCTTCCCCAAGCCCACAGTCTGTAAGAAGGGTCTCATCCTCCCGATCTGTCTCCGGGTCTCCTGAGCCAGCAGCTAAAAAGCCCCCAGCACCTCCATCCCCCGTCCAGTCTCAGTCACCGTCTACAAACTGGTCACCAGCTGTACCGGTCAAAAAGGCCAAAAGCCCAACACCGAGCCCATCACCGCCAAGA aatTCAGATCAGGAAGGaggtggaaagaaaaagaagaaaaagaaggacaagaaacacaaaaaggaTAAGAAGCACAAGAAGCACAAAAAACACAAGAAGGAAAAGGCTGtggctgcagctgctgcagctgctgtgacCCCTGCAGCCATTGCAGCTGCCACAACCACATTAGCACAGGAAGAGCCAGTGGCAGCGCCAGAGCCGAAGAAG gAGACTGAAAGTGAAGCTGAAGATAACCTTGATGATTTAGAAAAGCACCTGCGTGAAAAGGCCCTGAGATCAATGAGGAAGGCCCAAGTGTCCCCACAGTCTTAG
- the SRRM1 gene encoding serine/arginine repetitive matrix protein 1 isoform 10 (isoform 10 is encoded by transcript variant 30): MMQINLTGFLNGKNAREFMGELWPLLLSAQENIAGIPSAFLELKKEEIKQRQIEQEKLASMKKQDEDKDKRDKEEKESSREKRERSRSPRRRKSRSPSPRRRSSPVRRERKRSHSRSPRHRTKSRSPSPAPEKKEKTPELPEPSVKVKEPSVQEATSTSDILKVPKPEPIPEPKEPSPEKNSKKEKEKEKTRPRSRSRSKSRSRTRSRSPSHTRPRRRHRSRSRSYSPRRRPSPRRRPSPRRRTPPRRMPPPPRHRRSRSPVRRRRRSSASLSGSSSSSSSSRSRSPPKKPPKRTSSPPRKTRRLSPSASPPRRRHRPSPPATPPPKTRHSPTPQQSNRTRKSRVSVSPGRTSVTKHKGTEKRESPSPAPKPRKVELSESEEDKGGKMAAADSVQQRRQYRRQNQQSSSDSGSSSSSEDERPKRSHVKNGEVGRRRRHSPSRSASPSPRKRQKETSPRMQMGKRWQSPVTKSGRRRRSPSPPPTRRRRSPSPAPPPRRRRTPTPPPRRRTPSPPPRRRSPSPRRYSPPIQRRYSPSPPPKRRTASPPPPPKRRASPSPPPKRRVSHSPPPKQRSSPVTKRRSPSLSSKHRKGSSPSRSTREARSPQPNKRHSPSPRPRAPQTSSSPPPVRRGASSSPQRRQSPSPSTRPIRRVSRTPEPKKIKKAASPSPQSVRRVSSSRSVSGSPEPAAKKPPAPPSPVQSQSPSTNWSPAVPVKKAKSPTPSPSPPRNSDQEGGGKKKKKKKDKKHKKDKKHKKHKKHKKEKAVAAAAAAAVTPAAIAAATTTLAQEEPVAAPEPKKETESEAEDNLDDLEKHLREKALRSMRKAQVSPQS, translated from the exons ATGATGCAAATCAACCTGACTGGATTTTTGAATGGAAAAAATGCTCGAGAATTTATGGGAGAACTGTGGCCCCTGCTGCTAAGTGCACAAGAAAACATCGCGGGAATCCCTTCTGCTTTCCTAgaactgaagaaagaagaaataaaacaaagacag ATTGAACAAGAAAAACTGGCATCTATGAAAAAGCAAGATGAAGACAAAGATAAAAgagataaggaagaaaaagaaagcagcagaGAAAAAAGGGAGCGGTCTCGTAGCCCAAGAAG ACGCAAATCCAGATCTCCTTCCCCTAGAAGACGATCTTCCCCtgtcaggagagagagaaagcgcAGTCATTCTCGATCTCCCCGTCACAGAACCAAGAGCCGGAGTCCTTCCCCTGctccagaaaagaaggaaaaaactccagaGCTCCCAGAACCTTCAGTGAAAGTAAAAGAACCTTCAGTACAAGAGGCTACTTCTACTAG TGACATTCTGAAAGTTCCCAAACCTGAACCTATACCAGAGCCTAAAGAACCTTCTCcggaaaaaaattccaaaaaagaaaaggagaaggagaagaccCGACCACGATCTCGGTCACGCTCCAAATCAAGATCCCGGACGCGGTCCCGCTCTCCTTCTCACACTCGACCTAGACGGCGCCATAGATCCCGATCAAG ATCGTATTCACCTAGAAGGCGGCCAAGCCCAAGAAGGCGGCCATCTCCTCGAAGAAGAACTCCGCCAAGAAGAATGCCTCCTCCACCAAGGCATAGAAGGAGTAGATCTCCAGTAAGAcg AAGAAGACGTTCGTCAGCATCCTTGTCTGGGAGTAGCTCATCATCCTCTTCATCTCGTTCACGGTCACCACCAAAGAAGCCTCCCAAGAGGACATCCAGCCCCCCTCGGAAAACTCGTAGGTTATCTCCTTCAGCAAGTCCTCCAAGGCGAAGGCACAGGCCATCACCTCCTGCAACTCCACCACCCAAAACTCGGCATTCCCCTACACCCCAGCAGTCAAACCGTACAAGAAAAAGTCGTGTTTCTGTGTCTCCAGGGAGAACTTCAG TGACAAAACATAAAGGTACTGAGAAAAGAGAATCCCCTTCACCAGCACCGAAGCCTAGAAAAGTAGAGTTATCTGAATCGG AAGAAGATAAAGGTGGCAAAATGGCTGCAGCAGATTCTGTGCAGCAGAGACGCCAATACAGACGACAAAACCAGCAGTCTTCATCTG actctggctcctcctcctcctcagaagATGAACGACCCAAGAGATCCCATGTGAAGAATGGTGAGGTTGGCAGGCGGCGGAGACATTCCCCTTCCCGGAGTGCTTCTCCATCACCACGAAAGCGCCAAAAAGAGACTTCCCCTCG GATGCAGATGGGAAAGCGATGGCAATCGCCAGTGACTAAAAG TGGTAGACGGAGGAGAAGTCCATCCCCACCACCCACCAGAAGGCGACGGTCTCCTTCTCCCGCCCCTCCTCCTCGACGGCGCAGGACTCCCACACCACCACCACGACGAAG GactccttctcctcccccacGTCGGCGCTCACCTTCTCCTAGAAGATACTCTCCTCCAATACAGAGGAGATACTCTCCTTCTCCACCTCCAAAGAGAAGAACGGCTTCACCTCCTCCCCCTCCTAAACGAAGAGCATCACCATCTCCACCACCAAAGCGGCGGGTCTCCCATTCTCCACCTCCCAAACAAAGAAGCTCCCCAGTCACCAAGAGACGTTCACCTTCATTATCATCCAAGCATAGGAAAGGGTCTTCCCCAAGCCGCTCTACCCGGGAGGCCCGATCACCACAACCAAACAAACGGCATTCGCCCTCACCACGGCCTCGAGCTCCTCAGACCTCCTCAAGTCCTCCACCCGTTCGAAGAGGAGCGTCGTCATCACCCCAAAGAAGGCAGTCCCCGTCTCCAAGTACTAGGCCCATTAGGAGAGTCTCCAGGACTCCGGAacctaaaaagataaaaaa GGCTGCTTCCCCAAGCCCACAGTCTGTAAGAAGGGTCTCATCCTCCCGATCTGTCTCCGGGTCTCCTGAGCCAGCAGCTAAAAAGCCCCCAGCACCTCCATCCCCCGTCCAGTCTCAGTCACCGTCTACAAACTGGTCACCAGCTGTACCGGTCAAAAAGGCCAAAAGCCCAACACCGAGCCCATCACCGCCAAGA aatTCAGATCAGGAAGGaggtggaaagaaaaagaagaaaaagaaggacaagaaacacaaaaaggaTAAGAAGCACAAGAAGCACAAAAAACACAAGAAGGAAAAGGCTGtggctgcagctgctgcagctgctgtgacCCCTGCAGCCATTGCAGCTGCCACAACCACATTAGCACAGGAAGAGCCAGTGGCAGCGCCAGAGCCGAAGAAG gAGACTGAAAGTGAAGCTGAAGATAACCTTGATGATTTAGAAAAGCACCTGCGTGAAAAGGCCCTGAGATCAATGAGGAAGGCCCAAGTGTCCCCACAGTCTTAG